Part of the Nicotiana sylvestris chromosome 2, ASM39365v2, whole genome shotgun sequence genome, ttcaccgaggttaggctcgacacttactcagtacatggggtcggttatactaatactatactctacactcttttgtgcaaATCCCGATACTTGAGAATACAGACTATAGTtagaggttgttgccttcagtccagcggagacccgaggtagtcctgcaggtgttcgCAGGCTTTGGCATCCCCTTCTATCCTGTTTCTTTCTGTTCTTATCTATTTCAGAGTCAgacatgtattttctttgttcGGACCCTATTTTTAGTATTCATAGATAGTTCgcgagattgtgacaccagttcttgctGAAGTATTATTATGGATTTCGTATTGGTATCAGTTAAACTGTTAAATTCTGTCCTTCCGCATTTCTAATTCCGCTGTTACTTACATTAACTTGGTAAATTTTTAAAGATAAAGGTAAAAAGATAGAATAATcaataacgttggcttgcctagatggTTCAATGTTAGGTGCCATTACGATTCCGACAGTAGGTAATTCGGATCGTAACATTTATATAGAGTTTCCACCATGATTTAAGATCCAGAGGGAGTCACATACAGTATGTAGTCTCATCAAATCCTTATATGAACTTAAACAAGCTCCAAGACTGTGAAATGAGAAGCTTACTAAAGCCTTATGTGCATTTGGCTTTTCTGAGAGCCAATATGATCGCTCTTTATTTGTCAAGAAGCTACTAGAAGAAGGCACTGTTATTGTGCTTGTGTATGTAGATGATATGCTAGTAATTGGTACTAGTCTACAATTGATAGAAGAAACATAGACAATATTGCAGCAAACCTTTAAGATGAAAGACTTAGGAGAACTAAAGTATTTTCTGGGGATAGAATTTGCCTGGTCTCAGAAGGAATTCTAATGCACCAGAGAAAATATGACTTAGAACTCATCTCAGAACTTAGACTTGGAGTAGCTAAGCTAGCTATAACACCTTTGGAGATGAATGCAAAATTGATTACAAAGGAATATGATGATCATTTGAAGATTCAAGAAAGTGCAGAAGATGATGTGCTGACTAATCCAAGAGCTTACCAAAGATTAATTGAAAGCTGTTGTACCTAATAATAACAAGGTCTGATCTAGAATTCAGTGTACAAACCTTAAGTCAGTTTCTACAACAACCAAAAAGATCCCACATGGAGGCAACCATGAGGATAGTCAGGTATGTGAAAAACCATCATGGGCAAAGAGTGCTCCTGTCAATAAACAACAAAGGCACACTGGAAGCCTATTGTGATATAAACTGGCTGCTTGACAGCACTTTAGGAAGTCAGTAACAGGCTTTCTAATAAAGTTAGGGGATTCTTTGGTATCCTAGAAGTCCAAGAAACAAGCCAATGTTAAGAAATTCAGCAGAGGCAAAATATAGAAGCTTAGCAGCTACAGTTGCAGAGTTAGTCTGGCTAACTGGattaataaatgagattggaTTTGAAGTTCAGTtacctgttgatatctactgtgaCAGCAAGGCAACAATACAAATAGTTGTCAACCCCGTGTTTCACGAAAGAACCAAACATGTTGACATAGATTGTCATTTCATAAGGGAGAAAATTATGTTGGGATTGGTTAACACCATATATGTAGGAACAAGGGAGTAGGTGCCAGATTTGCTGACAAAAGGCTTAAACAGAGTTTAGCATGAATACTTAAGTTTCAAGCTAGATGTATTTGATGTGTTTTCACCACCTTGCTTTAGGGGAAGTGTAGAGAAATATGTCACTTAGTCTGTATATAGAGCAGTGGCATTTTAGTCTATTTATCTGTAAAGTTGTTAGTAGTATGTTAGGTCGAttagttattttagccttatctAATTGTATAAATACATATATGTAATGTACTGTTCCATTGAATGAAAGATACATATATTTTCTCCTTCCTCATTTCATTTCCTCTCTCAAATTAGTTTGTCTTAGCTAGGATTCTTCATCTCAGATCTGCTGAATTCAGCATGAATGAATAAAGTATCAAGTTCCACCATTCCGGTATAGTTTATAAAAATTTAACAGAATGGGTAAAATAAAAATAGTGCCAAGTTACACCAATCAGGCATAACTAGTGAATATTTAATAAGACAAGTAGAATGAATATAGTAGGAAGTTCTACCAATCTGGCATAACTTTTGAACAATTTAACAAGATAGGTAGAGTGAAAATAACATCAAATTCAACCAATTCTAGCATAGTTTATGGATAATTTAACAAGATAGATAAAATAAAGCTAGTACCAACTTAACAAAATTCTGCTAAACCATCGAAATTTTACAAACAATTTAAAAAGTTTCTTTTTGCTCTAATTAATTGTTCTTCAAACcaaaaacattttgagaatagAACCAAAACAGTAAGCTTTATATGGTATTGTTGTCAATGTTAGGTTTTATttgttaaataaataattaattgttcttcaaaccaaaaatattttgagAATAGAACCAAAACAGTAAGCTTTATGTGGTATTGTTGTCAATGTTgggttttatttattaaataaataaagTGTTAATTGAAAAGGAGGTCAATGAAAAATTTGAGTTGTTCCTTTTCATTAAGGTACCTTGTCCTTCATTGGATAGGAATAGGAAATTTTTcgtgcttatatatatatatatatatatatatatatatattattttaattaAGCAATCACCTAGGTTTTCACATCCTGTGGTGTTGGGGGGTTTGGCGAGACCCCTATCATGTCTATACCAACCAAAAACATATATAGGAGGGGGACATGGACTTGACCTCTTTTTGATCCTGAAGAACAAAAGGGATTGCAAATATTTACATCCCACTCTTGTTCAGTTACCAAAAGAATCAACTTACAAAGAAATTAGCTTTGGCGTACCTAGTTCTAAAACTAGGTAATTGCCACCTATCTAGTTGAAAAGGCCCTTTTACATTTCCTCGGAGTTGTtggaaatagtaaaagaaagaactTTTGCCCCAAATAGCAGCATTTTTGGAAAGCATGTCGGCTACTTGATTTGTTTCCATGTAGTAGTGGGCAATATTAACATCAGCTTGTGTTAGAATTTGTCCAATTTTTTCGACTAGCTTCTTGAGTTTGAGATTATTTTTATTGCCTTGTATCAACATGTTGGCAATAATCTGCGAGTCTAACTCCCGTTGTATCCTTGGCGGACCACCCATTGGATTCCCGTTTTAGCAGCTATAGCCTCAGCGATGTTATTTTTATTACACTGGACGGGTAGGGAGAAAGCCATAATCAGTACTCTTTGTTCGTCTCTGACTATTCCCTATAttcttcctttacctgtttcctTGAAATAGCTTCCATCTGTATTCACTTTGATCTTTCCAGGAGAAGGTTTCTGCCAGCAAATTTGTAGTACTCTGAAGGTTGGTCTCCATCTTTCAATCATTTCACAGAACCTTGGCCAAGACTCTATTTTACTGATTTTTGGGAATGCCATATCTAGAGTCGCTTTTATGGTCCAGTTTATGTGCATTTCCATGCTTCTAACTTAAAATTTATTTTGTTCACCATACCTACACGAACTCCAACTGCTCCATATTTCCCAACACACGGACAAAAGCTCGAAGAATGAATTTGTGAATGTTGTTCTTAGACTTTGCGTCCCACAAGTTTTTAGTAATTCTCCTAATGCTCCAGTTTTCATGTTTAATGCCCAAGGGGGGATCCAACAACTTGCCATAGTCGTTGCGCTGCTTCTCCTTCTATAAAGACATATTGCATTGTGTCTTCCTTAGGATTGTTACAATACCTGCATCTGGAAACAACATGGTTACCACATTTAGAAATAAATTCGTCAAAATGAAGCTTACCAAGATATAGTCTCCAAGCCAAGAAGAAGATTTTGAAGAGAATGCAATTGAGCCACATGTGGTGAAGAGTTGGATTCTTCGGTTTTCTACTCCTTATTGTATGCTAGACGCTTTTGTTGGAATATTGACCATCCCTAGAGGCTTCTAATGCATAGTCTTCTTGACTCTGATCTTCAATTTTAATAGCACTGATGTGTAAAGCAAACTTCTCGTTGAGAGTATTGATAAGTTTGTTCATATTCCAGCTGCCCTCTTGAATGAATTCCTTAACTGTAGTATTTTTACTCTTTCTACCATTTGGAAAAAAATTGGCTAATGTTCCATTTTTAGATTAGTTATCCCACCAAAAGCTGCTATTGCCCTTGTTAATACTCCAAATCATATTTTCTCCCACTTTATCTTTAATTTGGGTCATATGTTTCCCAGCATGTGAGTTACCTGATGCCCATTTTTTGCCATAGGGTGAAATCTGGTGTAATATTTAGCTGTAAGGTGGGTTGCCCATAGAGTGTTTTGAGTTCTAAATCCCTACCATCTCTTCATGGATAAAGTATTACTAATATCCTCCAAAGACCTTATGCCAATGCCACCTTCTTCTTTAGGTAGACACAGGTTCCTCCAAGCACTCCAATGATACTTCTTTTTATCTGCTGAAGTGCCCCAGAAGAACCTAGCCAAATGCTTTTCAATCAAATTTAGGGTTCCCTTTGGAGGACTCATAGCAGAAAGAGTGTAAATAGGTAGAGATTGGAGGGCACTTTTAATAAGTACCATTCTACCTCCACAAGTAAGAAGCTTGACATGCCACCCATTTAATCGCTTAGCCACTTTGGTCATCATCGGGTCAAAATGAGAGTTTTTTCCTGCCCATATATAAGGAGCAGCCTAGATAGAtaaagggaaaatatttttccatGAAGCCCGTAGTTGTTCTTATCCGGTTGATTCTTTGTGCTTTAGCTTTCGGATCTATGAGAAAAAAAACTTTTGTCCTCATTAACCTTTTGCCCTAAGGATCTCTCATAATTTCTTACTTGTTGCATAATCAATCTGACTGATTTGTTATTACCAGCACTGAAGATCAAAATATCATCCGCATAAGCCAAGTTGTTGATTGGAGGGCATCTTTGATTCATGTGAAAGGGAATGAAAATCTGGATCAGGATGAAGTTTATTCAAGGATCTTGACAATACTTCTGCAGCTATGATAAACAAAGAAGGTGACAGAGGGTCATCTTGCTTCAGCCCTTGTGAAGATGTAAAGAACCCCCTTTTGATCCATTAATAACAATAGAATACTAGGCTTCTGACACCAACCTCAAGATGGTATCAATCCAAGATTCCTCAAATCCAAACCTTCTCATAACTGAAGCTAAAAAGGCCCAAGATAATCTGTCGTATGCCTTGTCCATATCTAGCTTGATTACCATGTTACCACCTTTGTTGTCTTTGCTAATTCCGTATATGATATCTTGATCTAGCATTACATTCTCTATAATAAGCCTACCATTAATGAAGCTACTTTGATTGTCTGAGATCAACTTTGGTAGAAGAATGTTTAACCTGCCCGCAAGGATTTTGGAAATGATTTTTGTACTAAAGTTGGTTAGGCTGATGAGTCTTAATTTTGAGAAATTTACAGGGGACTCAACCTTGGGAATTAAGACAATGCAGTAGTGCGAATAAAATTTTGTAAGGTTGCGCCCATTAAAAAGGTCTCGACAAAAGTAGTTATATCATCTTTGATAATTTTCCAACAAGTCTGAAAAAAACCCCACTGAAACCATCTGGACCAGCTGCACTATGTTGACTGAGGTTGAAGACTACCTCTCTAATCTCATTAATTTCTGGAATAGCTGTCAGATAATCATTCTCTTCAGTAGAGATGATATTACGAATGCAGTTCAGGATCGAGTTATTCATTGTAGGAGCTTGGGGATTGAAAAGTTTCTTGAAATGTTTCACAACTGCCTTGACAATCTTGTCATCCCCTTGCACCCATCCGTCTCTGCGATTTTTGATTCTGTGTATGTGGAGTCTTCTTTTCCTATTTCTGAGGGCACTGTGAAAGTAACTGCTATTGTAGTCACCCTCTTGAAATCATTTAACTTTGGATTTGTGTCTTAGAATATTCTCCTATATGCCAAGCCATTTTAGATAtgctgcatgagctttgtcaagcTCTTCCCTAGTCTCCTTCGAATTGTATCTTCTAGTTGTTGCACTTGACTTCCCAATATTTTGAACTACTCGTATATGTTGACAATATTTTCTCTAAACCACTAACCGAGATTCCTGGCTAGTATTTACAATTTAGTCTTTAATCTCCACATAGCACTTCCTTCTACCTGAGTGCTCCACGATTCTTGAACTACTTCCATAAAACCAGGATGATGTACCCAAAAAAATAAGGAACCTAAAATGCTTGATAACCTCTTATTGGTCATTCCGACATTACATGAGTAAAGGTCGATAGTCTGAACCTGTTCTCACCAGATGCCTAACATAGTTTTGTTGAAAATTTTGAGCCCATTGGCCATTGATCAAGATTATGTCCAACCTTTTCCAAATTCTCTTCCTTGGACGTCTATTGTTGCACCAAGTATGTTTAGGTCCCACATAGCCAATATCCATAAGTTCACATTTTTCCATGGTGGTAAGAAAGTCAAAGCTTTTGTAAACTCTATAAGGACTGCCTCCAAGCTTCTCCCCCGACTCCATAGTAACATTAAAGTAACCACCCGTACGCTAAGGCCCATTGATAATATTAGTCATGTTCTCTAAAACTTCCTGTAGAACTTTTTTCTATAGCACTGCACTTCGCATACACTGCCGTGACATAATTGTCATCACTAATACAATTTCTTTTGAAGCAAAGAGTAACCTATTGGCCTTCATTGTTAACAAGATTTGCCTGATAATTCCAAAACCACCAGATTTTCCCCTTGGTATTAGCCAAACAATGTTGAAAGCCCAAAAATCTTTTGTAACCCTCAATTTTTGTTGCTATTTAAGAAAGGCCTAAAGGTAGCCATAAAAACGCAGTTGTTTCTTCAAACGATGTATGGACTTTCTAGACCTAACACCTCTCTAGAATATGGCACTAATCATTAGAAACTTGATTCTGAGTACCCTATTTTTGTTCCTTCGCTCTTTGGGAAGGAGTgtcttttgttttggtttttttcCTGtccttttttgtcttttttttttcctttcccaaCTTCTGGACATGAATTTTTCTTTGCTCTGGCTATCTCTTGCGACTTCTCAGGGCTACCTCTTTGCTTGTCATCATTGATGTTTGAAGAAGTCGAGTTAGTTTGTTGTTTCTCAATTCCATCTTCCTAGTTGTTCTGTTCACTTTATGTGACCTCTTTATATTGGTCCTCCCCAAATAGTTCTAACACTAATTTGATAGGAGGTTGATTTCTTATTTCTGTGTCTATGCTGCTGGAAGGATATTGATGTCTGTTGTATTCTTTTTTCCCTATTTTGTGACTATCATGGGCATCCTGATCTCTTCTATCATTCATTTCGTCCTGTTCACTTACATACTCCTTGTTTTCTGAACTCATGGTTCTCATTTCGGCAATTGTGTGTCTTTCATTGTCTATATTAGTGCTGCTGCTTTTAACAACCTCTTGAGATTGGTCAGTTGTGTGCTCTTTAGTATGTGACTGGTTTTCCTAGTGTTCTTCCATGGACTTGTCTGTTTGAGCATCTGTTTCCTTCATGACCTGTTGTTTTTAAACTGCCTCACTACCCAGTATTTCATTTACTATCTTTTCTATGTGTGTGTGCTGCTTGATTCACTTGTTGATTTCTCTGTTAATTTTGCACTGGCCATGCATTATTGCTGGTTTTAAATAACACTATACTCTTTTTCCGGGTCATTTTTTTCTTCTAGTGCTTTTTCTTTTTGGAATTGGTTCTGTCTTTGATGTTTTGTTCTCCTTCCTGATTATTCTGCTGCATCCTCTCTTTGTTTTCAATAGACTGCTCACTTTCCCTTGCCTCTATGgcttccttttttctcttttgcatGTTCCTCTTAGTATTAGGTACTTGCTAGTCTCTTCCTCCTTCTTTTCCTTTCCCtatttgttgttgctatttgtGACCACTTTTCCGCTTGTTTGTCCCATGCCTCGTGTAGTTTGCTCCTCCTATTTTCCTTGTATTTCTTGGTCCATATTGATCTGCTccttctttgttgtattttgatTGTTATGCATCTCCCCTGTGTAACTCCTGTGATTATCTCCTCTACAAGTGGATTCATCAGCATCTTGATTTTTGCTCtcgttttccttctatttttctcGCTCTAGCGCCCTATATTACACAACAGCGTGCCCCAGAATCCTATAATGCTTATAATACTTTGATACTCCTTCATATTCCAACTTCTAAGTGAAGCCTTTTAGTGGATTAGTTTCTTCCTCTTACATACCCATACAGAGTTAATCAGAGGCTTTGTAAGATCGATTTCAACTCTGACTTTAGCCATCTTTGGCCTTGTCCAATAATCAGTAGTTATGTCTATCGATAATGGTACCCCCCCCCACTGGTCCCAATATCTGTTTAAGCCAAGTAAGGCAATGGAAAGAAAGACCCGACAATAGAACCCAAACTGCACTATAGGGGAGTCCTCTTCCCGCTTGAaatcaacggaccatttttgaaGCCACATAATCATTCCATCAATTCCGATTGACCTTCTAAAACA contains:
- the LOC138886229 gene encoding uncharacterized protein → MLDQDIIYGISKDNKGGNMVIKLDMDKAYDRLSWAFLASVMRRFGFEESWIDTILRCPPINNLAYADDILIFSAGNNKSVRLIMQQVRNYERSLGQKAAPYIWAGKNSHFDPMMTKVAKRLNGWHVKLLTCGGRMVLIKSALQSLPIYTLSAMSPPKGTLNLIEKHLARFFWGTSADKKKYHWSAWRNLCLPKEEGGIGIRSLEDISNTLSMKRW